The Prochlorococcus sp. MIT 1300 genome has a window encoding:
- a CDS encoding antibiotic biosynthesis monooxygenase family protein → MVKFDSSTPFILIARIQIKPDKVSEYLELATNTDAAVQASEPGMLHHTFDQDPENPLCFTWSEVYKDDEAFLSHLANPPVGAYLQGHAQLGDGFTVEVYGTVGDKCKTALEETGLPVKIFESKCGYSRL, encoded by the coding sequence ATGGTCAAATTTGACAGTTCAACTCCTTTCATCCTTATTGCTCGTATTCAAATTAAGCCTGATAAAGTTTCAGAATATTTAGAACTTGCAACTAACACTGATGCTGCTGTTCAAGCTTCTGAGCCAGGCATGTTGCATCACACCTTTGATCAAGATCCAGAAAACCCTCTTTGTTTTACATGGTCAGAGGTCTACAAAGATGATGAAGCTTTCCTTTCCCATCTGGCGAATCCACCAGTTGGAGCATATTTGCAAGGACATGCGCAATTAGGAGACGGATTTACCGTTGAGGTTTATGGAACAGTTGGAGATAAGTGTAAGACTGCTTTAGAGGAAACAGGCCTTCCTGTCAAAATATTTGAGAGCAAGTGTGGATATAGCAGGCTATAA